The following proteins come from a genomic window of Solwaraspora sp. WMMA2065:
- a CDS encoding DUF2199 domain-containing protein — translation MTDQTTSYTCRHCGQRHDGPPLSYGSDAPAYWSDTLAADDHSGLTDEQCVIQGQHFFVRARIVIPVTDADTDFDWGVWVSLSQANFDRMNEVWTTPGREREPSYFGWLSTEIPIYQPTTVNLKTRVRTQPVGHRPLVELEPTAHPLAVEQRSGITLARVRQIAEELLHAQP, via the coding sequence GTGACCGACCAGACGACGAGTTACACGTGCCGCCACTGCGGCCAGCGCCACGACGGGCCGCCGTTGTCCTACGGCAGCGACGCGCCCGCCTACTGGAGCGACACCCTCGCCGCCGACGACCACAGCGGCCTCACCGACGAGCAGTGCGTCATCCAGGGACAGCACTTCTTCGTCCGCGCGCGCATCGTCATCCCGGTCACCGACGCTGACACCGACTTCGACTGGGGTGTCTGGGTGTCGCTGAGCCAGGCCAACTTCGACCGGATGAACGAGGTATGGACCACGCCCGGGCGGGAACGGGAGCCGTCCTACTTCGGCTGGCTGTCCACGGAGATCCCGATCTACCAGCCGACGACGGTGAACCTGAAGACCCGGGTCCGCACCCAGCCGGTGGGACACCGGCCACTGGTCGAGCTCGAACCCACCGCGCACCCGCTCGCCGTGGAACAACGCAGCGGGATCACCCTGGCCCGGGTACGGCAGATCGCCGAGGAACTGCTCCACGCCCAGCCCTGA
- the dcm gene encoding DNA (cytosine-5-)-methyltransferase: MAVDPPAAARIGSLCTGYGGLDLAVELVLGGRLTWYADTDRHASTVLNRHWPDVPNLGDIRTIDWSTVAPVDIVTAGFPCQDISNAGRRAGITGIHSGLWTTIAEAVRVLRPRLVFVENVAALLRRGLDVVHADLAEIGYDTRWLCLRASDIGAPHRRDRLFLLATPTERGGTDTAHPVRP; encoded by the coding sequence GTGGCCGTTGATCCTCCCGCCGCCGCGCGGATCGGCTCGCTGTGCACCGGCTACGGCGGCCTCGACCTGGCCGTCGAGCTGGTGCTCGGCGGCCGCCTCACCTGGTACGCCGATACCGACCGCCACGCCAGCACCGTCCTTAACCGCCACTGGCCCGACGTGCCGAACCTCGGCGACATCCGCACCATCGACTGGAGCACCGTCGCACCAGTCGACATCGTCACCGCCGGCTTCCCCTGCCAGGACATCTCCAACGCCGGCCGACGCGCCGGCATCACCGGTATCCACAGCGGCCTGTGGACAACCATCGCCGAAGCCGTTCGCGTACTACGACCACGGCTCGTCTTCGTGGAGAACGTCGCCGCCCTCCTGCGCCGAGGGCTCGACGTCGTCCACGCCGACCTGGCCGAGATCGGGTACGACACGCGCTGGCTATGCCTACGCGCGTCCGACATCGGCGCACCCCACCGCCGAGACCGCCTGTTCCTGCTGGCCACACCCACCGAACGAGGAGGCACCGACACTGCCCACCCCGTGCGCCCGTGA